A genomic region of Desulfosarcina ovata subsp. ovata contains the following coding sequences:
- a CDS encoding cytoplasmic protein yields the protein MPGQEQIDFTVDTNNLYREDAITDLKVASIRRMIPITADGADDSSRSPIFYGHTQIMTPQGALPLQARLMANNLTEAIAAFPQAMEQEMVQVIEQIKRMQAEEQQKKQNDSRIIVPGR from the coding sequence ATGCCAGGACAAGAACAGATTGATTTTACAGTCGATACAAATAACCTCTACCGTGAGGATGCCATCACCGACCTGAAAGTGGCCTCCATTCGACGCATGATTCCGATCACTGCCGACGGAGCGGATGATTCCAGTCGGTCACCGATTTTTTACGGTCATACCCAAATTATGACTCCCCAGGGGGCGCTGCCACTGCAGGCCCGGTTAATGGCCAACAACCTGACGGAAGCCATTGCGGCCTTTCCCCAGGCCATGGAACAGGAAATGGTGCAGGTCATCGAACAGATCAAACGAATGCAGGCCGAAGAGCAACAAAAGAAACAGAACGATTCACGAATTATTGTTCCCGGCCGGTAG
- a CDS encoding cation diffusion facilitator family transporter — translation MRTQSDPKPFISIQFKRRMRAITSSLIVATGLMAAKFYSYHLTHSSAVLSDALESIINVVAAAFAMVSIWMAAQPPDPEHPYGHGKIEYFSAGFEGALIILAAIGIFKTGIDQLMFPHPLANLNAGLLVLVAASAANLGLGIILIRIGNRVQSLTLVADGKHVLTDVYTSGGVVAGLILVQWTGWMWLDGSIACLVGVNILLTGTRLVGQSFSALMDASDPMLLDRITQLIITHRHPHWIDIHQLRAWRSGNFVHIDLHLVLPRQYQIDDAHADAKVLEQMLIDHFDGNAGVLVHIDPCQEDDCPVCRKYRCEQRKKPFNNTRAWDRESLTANKSDGLASPPEKTAPDTGEKGNGDV, via the coding sequence ATGAGAACCCAATCCGATCCGAAGCCTTTCATCAGCATCCAGTTCAAACGGCGCATGCGGGCCATCACCAGTTCCTTGATTGTTGCCACCGGGCTCATGGCCGCGAAATTTTACAGCTATCATCTGACCCACTCTTCAGCGGTTCTTTCCGATGCATTGGAGTCCATTATCAATGTGGTGGCGGCGGCCTTTGCCATGGTGAGCATCTGGATGGCCGCCCAGCCCCCCGATCCTGAGCATCCTTATGGCCATGGCAAAATCGAATATTTTTCGGCCGGATTTGAAGGGGCGTTGATTATTCTGGCGGCCATCGGTATTTTTAAAACCGGTATCGATCAACTCATGTTTCCCCATCCACTGGCCAATCTGAATGCCGGGTTGCTGGTTTTGGTTGCCGCGTCGGCAGCCAACTTGGGACTTGGTATCATCTTGATACGGATTGGAAACCGGGTCCAGTCCCTGACCCTGGTGGCCGACGGGAAGCATGTCCTTACCGATGTCTATACCTCCGGGGGCGTTGTCGCCGGTCTGATTCTGGTCCAGTGGACGGGGTGGATGTGGCTGGACGGATCGATCGCCTGTCTGGTGGGCGTCAATATTCTGCTGACCGGCACCCGTCTGGTGGGACAGAGCTTCTCGGCCCTGATGGATGCTTCCGATCCGATGCTGCTTGACAGGATAACCCAGTTGATTATAACCCACCGCCATCCACACTGGATCGATATTCATCAATTGCGAGCATGGCGCAGCGGTAATTTTGTGCATATCGACTTGCACCTTGTTCTTCCCCGTCAGTACCAGATCGATGACGCCCATGCCGATGCCAAGGTATTGGAACAGATGCTGATCGACCATTTTGACGGCAATGCCGGTGTCCTGGTCCACATCGACCCCTGTCAGGAGGACGACTGTCCGGTATGCCGCAAGTACCGTTGTGAACAGCGCAAAAAACCCTTCAACAACACCCGTGCCTGGGACCGGGAATCGCTTACCGCCAACAAATCCGACGGGTTGGCGTCGCCACCAGAAAAAACGGCGCCTGACACCGGGGAAAAGGGAAATGGTGACGTTTAG
- a CDS encoding sensor histidine kinase — protein sequence MLATETIIFVSLCYIGVLFGIAYYGDMRADAGRSIISNPYTYALSLAVYCTAWTFYGSVGRATSAGPSFLTIYLGPTLMTTLGWLVLKKIIRISKTHRITSIADFIGSRYGKSMTLGGLVTVIAVLGIVPYISLQLKAISTSFLLIHQYPSLKPYTHPVSISVLSDTTFYVALLLAIFATLFGTRNLEAAERHEGLVAAIAFESIVKLVAFLAVGIFITYFIFDGFRDIATRAMAFPELRLLMTLPENVGAFSSWLAHIFLSMMAIVFLPRQFQVMVVENVNETHLTKAIWMFPLYLLAINLFVLPVAFAGLLTFGALQHDPDMFVLALPMANGQLSLGLLVFIGGMSAATGMVILETVALSTMICNDLVMPALLHLPFLKLAQRKDLSSILLSIRRLSIVLVLLMGYAYFHFAGEYYTLVSIGLVSFAAVAQFAPAMLIGIFWKGGTKTGALLGLVAGFSVWAYTLFLPTLASAGLIPKDFLANGPYGIAMLKPFELFGLNVFDRITHAVFWSMLANIGCYLSGSLFSRPSAIEHTQAAMFVDVYRYVGRVHDSSFWRGTAYLPDLVLMLERFLGRERTEASLDSYAMSHGIDREQALTRDPGLVNHIERMLAGAIGSAAARVMVASLVKEEPLGLEEVMDILDETRQTIIYSQELERTTAELRAANQRLQELDRMKDDFISTVSHELRTPLTAIQSLAEILRDYPETPPDRQHEFSGIIISETQRLTRLITQVLDFQKLESGRSRWQITRVDLKEVVEDAVSATGQLVADKKIDLRLHLPHASRPVDGDRDKLIQALINLISNAVKFCDPDQGRIDISLKYGDQQLTLAVTDNGIGIRESDQKQIFDKFQQVVDPSRGRPAGTGLGLAITRQIIEYHHGELNVKSEPGKGATFYFTLPLDRSPISSSPKRD from the coding sequence GTGCTGGCCACGGAAACGATCATTTTCGTCTCCTTGTGTTACATCGGCGTGTTGTTCGGTATCGCTTATTATGGCGACATGCGCGCCGATGCCGGTCGCAGTATCATCAGCAATCCATATACCTATGCCCTCTCCCTGGCGGTGTATTGCACGGCCTGGACGTTTTACGGCAGCGTTGGCCGCGCGACATCTGCCGGCCCCTCCTTTCTGACCATTTATCTCGGCCCGACCTTGATGACGACCCTGGGCTGGCTGGTTCTGAAAAAAATCATCCGTATATCCAAAACCCATCGAATCACCTCCATTGCCGATTTTATCGGATCCCGCTATGGAAAAAGCATGACCCTCGGCGGTTTGGTGACCGTAATTGCCGTTTTGGGCATCGTTCCTTACATCTCGCTTCAGCTTAAAGCCATATCCACTTCCTTTCTGCTGATTCACCAGTACCCGTCACTGAAACCTTATACCCACCCGGTCAGCATCAGCGTTTTGAGCGACACCACTTTTTATGTCGCCCTCCTGTTGGCGATTTTTGCCACCCTCTTCGGGACCCGCAATCTCGAGGCCGCTGAGCGTCATGAAGGCCTGGTGGCAGCCATTGCCTTTGAATCCATCGTTAAGCTGGTGGCATTTCTGGCGGTGGGGATTTTCATCACCTACTTTATTTTCGACGGATTCAGGGATATCGCCACCAGGGCCATGGCTTTTCCCGAGCTTCGTTTGTTGATGACCCTGCCGGAAAACGTGGGTGCGTTTTCGAGCTGGCTGGCGCACATCTTTCTCTCCATGATGGCGATTGTCTTTCTTCCCCGCCAGTTCCAGGTAATGGTGGTGGAAAACGTCAACGAAACCCATCTGACCAAGGCCATCTGGATGTTCCCCCTCTACCTCCTGGCCATCAACCTCTTTGTTCTGCCCGTCGCCTTTGCCGGGCTTCTGACCTTTGGTGCGTTACAACATGATCCGGACATGTTCGTCCTGGCCCTGCCCATGGCCAACGGCCAGCTATCGCTGGGGCTGCTGGTTTTCATTGGCGGCATGTCGGCGGCCACGGGGATGGTGATCCTGGAAACCGTGGCCCTTTCCACCATGATCTGCAACGATCTGGTCATGCCGGCACTGCTTCATCTGCCGTTTCTGAAACTGGCCCAGCGTAAGGATTTAAGTTCCATTTTGCTCTCCATCCGCCGTCTGAGCATTGTTCTGGTCCTGCTCATGGGGTACGCCTACTTTCACTTTGCCGGAGAATATTACACCCTGGTTTCCATCGGTCTGGTCTCCTTTGCCGCAGTGGCCCAGTTCGCTCCGGCCATGCTGATCGGCATTTTCTGGAAAGGGGGCACAAAAACCGGCGCCCTGTTGGGTCTGGTTGCCGGGTTCTCGGTATGGGCATACACCCTGTTTCTGCCCACGCTGGCCAGTGCCGGATTGATCCCCAAGGACTTTCTGGCCAACGGTCCTTATGGCATTGCCATGCTCAAGCCCTTTGAACTTTTCGGGCTGAATGTATTCGATCGCATTACCCACGCCGTATTCTGGAGTATGCTGGCCAATATCGGATGCTATCTGTCGGGCTCGTTATTCAGCCGACCGTCGGCCATTGAACATACCCAGGCGGCCATGTTCGTGGATGTCTACCGTTATGTGGGCCGGGTGCACGACTCTTCGTTCTGGCGGGGAACCGCCTATCTGCCTGACCTAGTCCTCATGCTGGAGCGGTTTCTGGGACGTGAGCGAACCGAAGCGTCACTGGACAGTTATGCCATGTCCCATGGGATTGATCGGGAGCAGGCCCTGACCCGGGACCCGGGACTGGTCAATCACATTGAACGTATGTTGGCCGGCGCCATCGGTTCGGCCGCGGCGCGGGTAATGGTTGCTTCATTGGTGAAGGAAGAACCCTTGGGGCTCGAAGAGGTGATGGATATCCTGGATGAAACCCGTCAGACAATCATCTATAGTCAGGAACTGGAGCGTACCACGGCGGAACTGCGGGCCGCCAACCAGCGTCTGCAGGAGCTGGATCGAATGAAGGACGACTTCATTTCGACCGTTTCCCATGAATTGCGAACGCCCTTGACCGCTATCCAGTCGCTGGCGGAGATCTTACGCGACTATCCGGAAACACCGCCCGACCGACAACATGAATTCTCCGGAATCATCATCAGCGAAACCCAAAGGCTCACCCGTCTGATCACCCAGGTGCTCGATTTCCAGAAGCTGGAATCCGGTCGCTCCCGCTGGCAGATCACCCGTGTGGATTTAAAGGAGGTTGTGGAAGATGCTGTCAGCGCCACGGGTCAGTTGGTGGCCGACAAAAAAATCGACCTCAGGCTTCACCTGCCCCACGCCTCGCGACCGGTCGACGGAGACCGGGACAAACTGATCCAGGCCCTGATCAATCTGATCTCCAATGCGGTCAAATTCTGCGACCCTGATCAGGGTCGCATCGACATCAGCTTGAAATATGGCGATCAGCAGCTGACTCTGGCGGTCACCGACAATGGGATCGGCATCCGTGAGAGTGACCAAAAACAGATATTTGATAAATTTCAGCAGGTCGTTGATCCGTCGCGCGGCCGGCCGGCCGGCACCGGTCTGGGCCTGGCCATTACCCGCCAGATCATCGAATATCACCATGGTGAGCTGAATGTGAAAAGTGAGCCGGGAAAAGGCGCCACTTTCTATTTCACCCTGCCGCTCGATCGTTCCCCAATCAGTTCTTCACCAAAACGGGACTGA
- a CDS encoding DUF2760 domain-containing protein: MPSTPTKRVKTEMNVSSVLKSYYRRSFLLSLVFSLLLSVVGACFLWQYQKLGTSIDIQDYAYVFVFIIFFGVLQWLFQKNILARLVSTKLEPVTRKKPEKSADSAPKESEADRNKRKSHEKRLFVHLFSVLQREGRLMDFFQEDLSLYEDGQIGAAVRGIHENCRKTVERYLKPEPVMSQAEGETVEIDAGFDAHAIKLVGNVVGEPPFKGVLRHRGWQLRTFALPDLSEVENPNIIAPAEVEVQ; this comes from the coding sequence ATGCCATCAACACCAACCAAACGGGTAAAAACAGAGATGAACGTTTCTTCGGTACTGAAATCGTATTATCGACGGTCTTTTCTGCTGTCACTTGTTTTTTCGTTGCTTTTATCGGTGGTGGGTGCCTGTTTTCTGTGGCAATACCAGAAGCTGGGAACGTCCATCGACATTCAAGATTACGCTTATGTATTTGTCTTCATCATTTTTTTCGGCGTTCTGCAATGGTTGTTTCAGAAGAACATCCTTGCCCGCCTCGTCTCCACTAAATTGGAACCGGTAACCCGGAAAAAACCTGAAAAATCCGCAGATTCCGCCCCCAAAGAGAGCGAGGCGGATCGCAACAAACGCAAAAGTCATGAAAAACGGCTTTTTGTGCACCTGTTCTCCGTGCTTCAGCGTGAAGGCCGGTTGATGGATTTTTTCCAGGAAGATCTCTCCCTGTATGAAGATGGGCAGATCGGGGCTGCCGTACGTGGCATCCATGAGAATTGTCGGAAAACCGTGGAGCGTTATCTGAAACCCGAACCGGTCATGTCGCAGGCCGAAGGCGAGACTGTTGAAATTGACGCCGGGTTCGACGCCCATGCCATCAAACTGGTGGGCAATGTGGTGGGTGAACCGCCCTTCAAGGGGGTATTGCGACATCGGGGGTGGCAGCTGCGGACATTTGCATTACCCGATCTGTCTGAAGTGGAAAACCCGAATATCATTGCCCCGGCAGAAGTTGAAGTGCAATAA
- the pgi gene encoding glucose-6-phosphate isomerase translates to MAEYRFDEHELHGQLVIQARKMSDNSTHLKNLIADESRLASFSVNGGGLFFDYSRQRMDKAGMQLLFELAEASGARNRFARMAAGEKVNITENRAVLHMAARSFADVPIMLDGRDARAELMAVLDKIRTFTNAVHSGEVNGSDGQKFKHVVVVGIGGSYLGTEFVARALEAFADRDIQLDFLANVDIHNFGAIWTRIDPQRTLWIIISKSYTTAETMANEDLIRRYMIDCGLDPAKHIVTVTSKGSPGDQGGGREIAAFHMFDFIGGRYSVTSAVGGVPLSLYLGYDRFERFLKGAEMMDRHAINAPAEQNLPLIAALLTVWNTSFLGYPQGAIIPYASPLSKLAPHVQQLNMESNGKSVDATGRFLAEPAGTVIFGEPGTNAQHSFFQLAHQGKPFPVEFIGVLNPQYRMDEGCCKGVGHQQELWANLLAQATALAMGRENDDPAKYFSGNRPSSILVIEDLEPESVGRLLAFYEAKTVYEAFIWGINPFDQFGVELGKVTAGTLRKAMAVHNDNPADNFSGLDPINRRYLQMLSSGKLID, encoded by the coding sequence ATGGCAGAATATCGTTTTGATGAACATGAATTGCACGGGCAACTGGTCATTCAGGCCCGTAAAATGTCTGACAATTCGACCCATCTTAAAAACCTGATTGCCGATGAAAGCCGTTTGGCCTCTTTCAGCGTCAATGGTGGTGGTCTTTTTTTTGATTACTCCCGTCAGCGGATGGACAAGGCGGGCATGCAACTGCTTTTTGAACTGGCCGAGGCATCCGGCGCAAGGAATCGTTTTGCCAGGATGGCCGCCGGCGAGAAAGTCAATATCACTGAAAATCGGGCGGTGCTGCATATGGCTGCGCGAAGTTTTGCAGATGTTCCGATCATGCTGGATGGCCGGGATGCCAGAGCCGAGCTTATGGCCGTACTGGATAAAATACGGACGTTTACCAATGCGGTTCATAGCGGAGAGGTCAACGGCAGCGACGGACAAAAATTCAAGCATGTCGTCGTGGTGGGTATCGGCGGAAGTTACCTGGGCACCGAGTTTGTCGCCAGAGCCCTCGAAGCATTTGCCGACCGAGACATCCAACTGGATTTTTTAGCCAATGTGGATATACACAATTTTGGCGCGATCTGGACACGTATCGATCCCCAGCGGACATTATGGATTATCATATCAAAAAGCTACACCACCGCCGAGACCATGGCCAACGAAGACCTGATTCGCCGCTATATGATCGATTGCGGCCTGGACCCGGCCAAACACATCGTGACGGTCACCAGCAAAGGCAGTCCCGGTGATCAGGGGGGCGGACGGGAGATCGCCGCGTTTCATATGTTTGATTTTATTGGCGGCCGATACAGTGTCACCTCGGCTGTGGGTGGCGTCCCTTTAAGTCTCTACCTAGGTTACGATCGCTTCGAACGTTTTCTCAAAGGGGCCGAAATGATGGATCGACATGCCATCAATGCTCCGGCCGAGCAAAACCTGCCGCTCATCGCCGCCCTGCTGACCGTCTGGAACACCAGCTTCCTGGGGTACCCGCAGGGTGCGATCATCCCTTATGCTTCGCCCTTAAGCAAACTGGCGCCGCATGTGCAGCAACTGAATATGGAGAGCAACGGAAAGTCCGTGGATGCCACGGGACGATTTCTGGCTGAGCCCGCCGGAACAGTCATCTTCGGTGAACCCGGCACCAATGCCCAGCACTCCTTTTTTCAATTGGCCCACCAGGGGAAACCGTTTCCCGTTGAATTTATCGGCGTGCTGAATCCGCAATACCGGATGGATGAAGGGTGCTGTAAGGGCGTGGGGCATCAGCAGGAGTTGTGGGCCAATCTGCTTGCCCAGGCCACCGCTTTGGCCATGGGACGGGAAAATGACGATCCGGCCAAGTATTTTTCCGGCAACCGCCCCTCATCGATCCTTGTTATAGAGGATCTGGAGCCGGAGAGTGTCGGCCGGCTATTGGCTTTTTACGAGGCCAAGACCGTTTATGAAGCCTTCATCTGGGGTATCAACCCCTTTGACCAGTTTGGTGTCGAACTGGGCAAGGTAACGGCCGGCACCCTGCGAAAAGCCATGGCCGTCCACAATGATAACCCGGCTGACAATTTCAGTGGGCTGGATCCGATCAACCGGCGCTATCTGCAGATGTTATCCAGTGGCAAGCTGATCGATTAA
- a CDS encoding glycosyltransferase family 4 protein, giving the protein MYIPFDTVHHIGFISTRFAGTDGVSLETEKWARVFEKERFKCFYFAGELDRDPSCSFLSPKAHFMEPEIRTIFNTAFGVDTYGVRDRALTTQIHTIKDLLKDQLYDFIAKFNIDLLVPENALTIPLNIPLGLAITELIAETGLPCIAHHHDFFWERQQFKANSVWDYLNMAFPPHLPTIRHVVISSSASNQLSLRTGISSTIIPNVMDFENPPAPPDEYTDDVRQALGLAADEKLILQPTRVVKRKGIENAIELVSRLGIKSRLVISHASGDEGHDYEQRVIDYSRRMGVDTLFVSDIINDQRGTTADGRKIYTLNDIYHHADFITYPSTVEGFGNAFLEAVYFRKPIMVNRYSIYTFDIKPKGFQAVEIDGYVTEDAVAQTQALLQTASMRQKMVENNYRLAKQFYSYSVLHKKLMNLMI; this is encoded by the coding sequence ATGTACATTCCCTTTGACACGGTTCATCATATTGGCTTTATTTCCACCCGCTTTGCCGGAACTGACGGCGTTTCGCTGGAAACGGAGAAATGGGCGCGCGTCTTCGAAAAAGAGAGGTTTAAATGCTTCTATTTTGCCGGTGAGTTGGACCGGGACCCGAGCTGTTCGTTCCTGTCACCCAAAGCCCATTTCATGGAACCGGAAATCAGGACAATCTTCAACACGGCGTTCGGGGTCGACACATACGGGGTGCGTGATCGTGCGTTAACCACCCAAATCCACACCATCAAGGACTTGCTTAAAGATCAATTATACGATTTCATCGCCAAGTTCAATATTGATCTGCTTGTTCCCGAAAATGCCCTGACCATTCCGCTCAATATTCCTCTGGGGCTTGCCATTACCGAACTGATTGCCGAAACCGGATTGCCCTGCATTGCCCACCACCACGATTTTTTCTGGGAACGCCAGCAGTTCAAAGCCAATTCGGTCTGGGACTATCTCAATATGGCGTTTCCACCCCACTTGCCCACCATTCGGCATGTGGTCATCAGCTCTTCCGCCAGCAACCAGCTCTCGCTGAGGACCGGTATTTCATCCACCATTATCCCCAACGTGATGGATTTTGAGAACCCGCCGGCGCCGCCCGATGAGTATACCGATGATGTGCGTCAGGCCCTGGGACTGGCGGCGGATGAAAAACTGATTCTCCAACCCACACGGGTCGTCAAACGCAAAGGTATCGAAAATGCCATCGAACTGGTCAGCCGTCTGGGTATCAAATCCCGTCTGGTGATTTCCCACGCATCCGGTGACGAGGGGCATGATTACGAACAGCGGGTCATCGATTATTCCCGGCGGATGGGGGTTGACACGCTGTTCGTTTCGGACATCATCAACGACCAGCGCGGAACCACTGCGGACGGCCGTAAAATTTACACCCTGAACGACATCTATCATCACGCCGATTTCATTACCTACCCCTCCACCGTCGAGGGGTTTGGCAATGCCTTTCTGGAGGCGGTCTATTTCCGCAAACCGATCATGGTCAATCGCTATTCCATCTATACCTTCGATATCAAGCCCAAAGGCTTTCAGGCAGTTGAAATTGACGGGTATGTGACCGAGGATGCGGTTGCGCAAACCCAGGCGCTGCTGCAAACAGCGTCCATGCGGCAGAAAATGGTGGAGAACAATTACCGCCTTGCGAAACAATTCTATTCTTACAGCGTACTTCACAAAAAGCTGATGAATCTGATGATCTAA
- a CDS encoding sugar phosphorylase — MKSILQRIYGPLKGDAAFARLTAILDRSRNVPPPPVDSIFTQADAILITYADTLRRPAERPLKVLHSFCDTLKGAVSGIHILPFFPFSSDDGFSVTDFMAVRSDLGSWSDIEAIGRDFKLMVDLVANHVSARSHWFESYLAERQGFAQLAIEVDPATDLSAVTRPRTLPLLTVFEKRSGCRVSVWTTFSPDQVDLNYASLDVLEMMVRTLLLYVSKGARLIRLDAIAYLWKTIGTTCIHLPQTHDMVRLFRKILDLQAPEVALVTETNVPHAENVSYFGNGSDEAQMVYNFTLPPLLLHALCTGSAKRFCQWVKTLKTPSVRTTFFNFTASHDGIGVRPLEGILPPSEISWLADRVRQNGGKVSEKTNPDGSTSPYELNITYLSALKDPSRSTDPLHIPRFLASQAVALAFPGVPGIYVHSLLGSPNWLEGVRMSGRARSINRAHLEMDAVLGELADPSHPRARIFHPYLKMLRVRADQPAFHPQADMEVLDLDPRIFGVRRRCKAQTISALTNFSGDTVTVALPGENGESRLIDRLSGKPMQAGQLVMPAYATVWLDSYRAESSHRNDGQPC, encoded by the coding sequence ATGAAATCGATTCTGCAGCGGATTTACGGGCCTCTCAAAGGCGATGCCGCGTTCGCCAGGTTGACCGCCATTTTGGATCGCTCCCGGAACGTGCCGCCCCCGCCCGTGGATTCAATATTCACTCAGGCCGATGCGATCCTGATCACTTACGCGGATACCCTGCGCCGGCCAGCCGAGCGTCCGCTGAAGGTCCTCCACAGCTTCTGTGACACTCTCAAGGGCGCCGTATCGGGCATCCATATCCTGCCGTTTTTCCCATTTTCTTCTGACGACGGTTTTTCGGTGACCGACTTTATGGCGGTGCGATCCGATTTGGGCAGTTGGTCCGACATCGAGGCCATCGGCCGCGATTTCAAACTGATGGTCGATCTGGTGGCCAACCATGTCTCGGCTCGAAGCCACTGGTTTGAATCCTATCTGGCCGAGCGTCAAGGGTTCGCCCAACTGGCCATTGAGGTCGATCCGGCGACCGACCTGTCCGCTGTCACCAGGCCCCGGACCTTACCGCTGTTGACGGTTTTCGAGAAGCGATCCGGCTGCCGGGTATCGGTCTGGACCACCTTCAGTCCCGACCAGGTGGATCTGAACTATGCAAGTCTGGATGTACTCGAAATGATGGTTCGAACATTGCTTCTGTACGTCTCCAAAGGGGCCCGCCTCATCCGCCTGGACGCCATCGCCTACTTGTGGAAAACCATCGGGACCACATGCATCCATCTGCCCCAGACCCACGACATGGTGCGGTTGTTTAGAAAGATACTGGACCTCCAGGCCCCCGAGGTGGCCCTGGTTACGGAAACCAACGTTCCCCACGCAGAAAACGTCAGCTATTTCGGCAATGGAAGCGACGAAGCCCAGATGGTTTACAACTTTACCCTGCCACCGCTGCTGCTCCACGCCCTGTGCACGGGAAGCGCGAAACGGTTTTGCCAGTGGGTCAAAACACTTAAAACCCCTTCCGTGCGTACGACATTTTTCAATTTCACGGCTTCCCATGACGGCATCGGCGTGCGCCCGCTGGAGGGGATTCTGCCGCCATCGGAAATCAGCTGGCTGGCAGACCGGGTCCGCCAAAATGGCGGCAAGGTTTCCGAAAAGACCAATCCCGACGGGTCGACCAGCCCCTATGAACTCAATATTACCTATCTGAGCGCCCTGAAAGATCCTTCACGATCCACCGATCCCCTGCACATTCCCCGCTTTCTGGCATCCCAGGCCGTTGCCCTGGCCTTTCCCGGGGTGCCCGGGATTTACGTGCACAGTTTATTGGGAAGCCCCAACTGGCTGGAAGGGGTGCGCATGAGCGGGCGGGCGAGATCTATCAACCGGGCTCACCTGGAGATGGATGCGGTGCTTGGCGAACTGGCCGATCCGAGCCATCCACGGGCCCGTATTTTTCATCCCTACCTGAAAATGCTGCGCGTCCGCGCGGATCAGCCGGCGTTTCACCCCCAGGCGGACATGGAGGTTCTCGATCTGGATCCACGGATTTTTGGGGTAAGGCGGCGCTGTAAGGCCCAGACCATATCTGCATTGACCAATTTCTCGGGTGATACCGTAACCGTTGCCCTGCCCGGCGAGAATGGCGAAAGCAGGCTGATTGATCGGCTGAGCGGCAAGCCGATGCAGGCCGGTCAACTTGTTATGCCCGCCTATGCCACGGTCTGGCTGGACAGTTATAGGGCTGAATCGTCCCACAGAAATGACGGACAGCCTTGTTGA